The Hemibagrus wyckioides isolate EC202008001 linkage group LG26, SWU_Hwy_1.0, whole genome shotgun sequence DNA window ACGCCTTTCTACTATATCCGGCATCAACAATAATTCATGCGTTGAATTTATACAGAAAAGCAGGGAGGAAAAACTCCTGACCAAGAATAGATTTCTAcgttatttttaacatttctttttaaaggtATCTGAATATAACGTTAAGCATAACTATTTTGCGTAAATGATGCATTTCTCTTGCTGTATGAAAATAAATCCTTCCCCAGTGCTCCAAGTTAACAATTAGGCCTCgtttatcaagctggatacaAATGGATTTACAATcctaaaacattaaaaccactttcAGTCGAAGTGAGTaactgattatctcattacaggGTGAACCTGTCAGAGGTTGGGATTAGGCAGCACTCGGTTGTTGACGTgttggaaacaggaaaaatgggcaagatcAGAGCCAGATTGCGATTGCTAGATCTCCAAAATAGCAAGTAACAACCAAAAGTGGTCTGAAGAACGACAAGTGGTTGAAAGATGCAGTGCTGCTAAGGAACaatcttttatttctgtgtaaGATACTGATCTTGCATGTCACAAGCTGCAATATGGCATATACACCCTAGTGTGTTGCATGGCTTCCTGTGAAACACAGGATACACAGAAACCTCTTATGACATCCTCCCACTTTTCCAGTACGGCGTCAGGGATGGTCCAAGAACCAGAaatttctggctgtgagtcacAAGACACTTTGCTTTTTCTAAACACAATTCCCCTGTGTGATATTTTTTCTCCCTGTAATTTATCTCCACGCCCTTCTCAAGGTGCTGTTACGCTATAAAAAAATTTCATTCCCATAAATGTGAGTCAACAGATTCCCCTTCAGAGAAAGTGTTTTGTTTGACCTTTACTCTTCACTGTAGTGCTGTTAGCTTATAACGTACTTGGGATTGCCATTCACAATAGCATATGTACGAGGGCATGAATAAAACTAGCGGTTCTCAAACTTATGCAACCGGGGGAAAGTTTTCGTTCGGGTTTGTCTTGCGCAAACAATTGCACAAATCATACTTTTTGGTCAACAAGATGTTTATCTTTTCCCCAAGCAACACTATCGCCTAAAATTCTACCCACCGGTTTTTAATTGGCTACAGAACAAGTCCAAAAACAGATAACAAACCAAACCTTCATGTTCTGTCTCCTCCGCCCTTGCAGAAAAGTATCTAATAGTAGTAAATACTAGTAAATGCGTCAGAAACAATAAAGCTGAATACTAAGCTAAACTAGATTAAGTTAATGAAACGAAAACATTTAGGCTCATGATAAAATGAGGTTCATTTGGATAACAAAGCGACAGTGATTCGTGTCATATGCGAATAAAAATTGCTGGACACAGTTGTACACTACAGCAGGTTTAACAAGCATGAGATCAATTACTGGATGAGAATTTTTAATCAGTTACTTTGCCAGTGTCCACAATGTGCACAATGTGCACACATGCACAGGAAGTTACTTACTTCCTTTTGGTTTGAAAGAAAGCAGAAAGTAAGAACATGCAATACTATCTCAGCTTAGAATCACTCAAAACAGCTTCTTGTACAAAAACATCTGCATTTTCTCAGATAATACATGGAGAACTGAGCCATGATCAATTTCAATAATTGCTGCCTAACCTAACACCATCAGTATAATCAGTATATCGTGGACATATGAAGCCCAGTCTCAAGCGTCCTTATAAAGAGACAAAACAGTGGATTTATATACAAACACTAAATATtgtcttttatttgtcttaCACCATAGCAAGACATTTTTGATAGAAGTAAAATCTGATAAAGCGTGAAACAACTTTTGCCTTACAGCCAGGACACTACCATGACTGTAATATAGTAGGTTACTGTaacttcattacacacactgtgtggccaaaggtttgtgttCACCTCATaattgttgaacatcccattcctcCTCTGCTCTTATAatgagctccactcttctgggaaggctttcccaTCTTTGTATTTCCACTACAAGAGCGTTCAGAGCTCACCAGCAACTGAAATTACTGAGGAATAAACGCCTTTCTTCAGCTTTCTTAGAGAACTTCTCCCACTGTGCAGTTGAGAGCATCCTAACCAGCCGTATCTCAGTCTGTTATGGAATGCACTCCAGAGGATGGAGGAAACTACCCAGAGCATTATCGGGACCCCACTTATCGCAACTGAAGACATTCAGATGAAGTTGTGTCTAAGTAAAGCTCGCAGCATGGTCAAGGACATCTCTCACCCAGCCCATAAACTGTTTACCCTCCTACTGTCTGGAAAGAGGTTTAGGTGCATGTGGCCCAAGACTAGCAGGTTAAGGAAAGGCTTTTACAACACATTGGTCTTCTTACTGAACTCTTCAACCCGTTAACCCCCCACCGATGGTAATATCTCCTCCTTTATACTGATAAACCCCTCAAAACTGCAATACATCACTGTATATTCTctacatattcatatatatttatattatgcaTGTCCATAAATATTCTGCATGGTcatacacaatctctctctctctctctctctctctcatgcacatatacactactcacaaaaagttaaggatattcggctttcgggtgaaatttcaggatgcacctaaaatgcactataacctttacaggtgaacttaatttgaccttctctacacttttgaatgcacatgtccaactgttcagtgtttcagtactttttgcataacaaGGTgattaacggcaaaattcacaactggtgtttgatccatgatttgaccaataaattttctggtttaattagaattggtatttaaacagtcctcttcatcatgctgttcacattttgacatcatgagaccaagacgacacctaacaattgatcaacaggaCCTCGCCATTGCAAGgtttcaaacaggatgttctcagagggaagtggctaCTGAGCTGtgaaagagatacagagagactggaagagtcacagaaaggcatagaagtggacgtcctttggccacatcccacgttgatgaccgcttcattgtgaacagtgccctgaggaaccggatgatgaatgccactcaactccaggcacatttaagggaggtgagagacacccaagtgtcacgtcagaccattcgaaaccgtttacatcagtgtggtcttcgtgctagacgacctggaagggtacctgaccacaccaccaggcacaggcgttgGGCCAGgaagcatttacgctggacgagggaccagtgggcctcagtgctgttctctgaaagtcgattcacgttgagcagaaatgatggccgacAACGATggtggagacgtcaaggagagcgctatgcatcagccactgttgtggtggtgttacagtctgggcaggtgtgtctactcaatacagaactgccctacatcttgtgaatggtacactgacaagccaatactacctgaataacatcattaatccagtcattgtgtccctgcatgaacaacacaggcctaatttcatcttcagggacgacaatgctcctgctcatcgaggtcgcatcattagggaacggctactggaggctggggtacctcagatggagtggcctgcactttctccagacctaaaaacctatgggatcagctgagtcgccgtgtagaggctcgtaaccctgcaccccagaacctcaatgacctgagcgccgcccttcaagaagagtggaatgccatgcctcagcagacaataagtcgactcgtgaacagcatgagacgtcgttgtcaagctgtaattgatggtcaagggtacatgacaaattattgagacattgacattttttgttgtggtatacccaccactgttggcttttgtttcaataaatttcacccaaaagccaaatatcctcaacttttgtgagtagtgtatttatatttcactACTGCTTTGCACTTCTAGCTAGATTCTAACTGCATTTCGCTGCCTTGTACCCATGCACAAggacaataaaatgaaatctaatctaatcatagtgagatcagacactgatataGAGTAAGgcggtctggggtgcagtcaggacacttgagttctgCCATTCCAACCTTCTCAAATCACGTCTTCCTGGAACTCAGGGGTTTTTGCATAGGTGTATTGTCACAATGAAACAGGTTTTGTTCCAGTAAAGGGAAACTGTAACGCTATAGCATGCAAAGATTTTCTGTACAATTGTTTACCTTCAACTTTGTGGCACAGTTTTAGGAAGAACTCcaaatgggtgtgatggtcaggtggcTACAAATATTTTGCTATAGAGTGTATTTATCCACACATCAGTACCTAtctttacatatacatatacatcttTATATATACTTTTCCTGATCATGATTTAATATTCTATTAGAACCCTTGCagtttattattagaaatatcTGCAAACAAATCGTTTCCTCTGCCACTAAGCAACAGGCAGAGATCAGGGTTGCTCCATGTCTTCTTGAGAGTACCTGATGCCCACTGAGGTTTCATGTTCACGTTAACTAAAACTACTGTACCATGGTAACCACAGTGCAACTATGACTAAACCATAACATTGAAACTACCTTCTCTTTTTTTAGGAGCAAGATTTGCATCCTCACTTTCCAAACTGAGCTGCAAACTACCAGTAAACGTGTCCGGACTGTTCTGTAAATCTGAGCAGATGAGTATAAATTGTGTGAACAGGATCATCAccaatttttgttgtttttgttgacaAGACCGTGAGCTCGCTGTTCAACTGTGGTCAGGCTGAAAGTTCCCCTTTGTGGCTTATAGCTGGATGAGTGATCAAATGATAAAACGAAGGACTGGCAGAAACTTGCAGTACCTGTCGTGTTTCTGTGCTTTGTGGCAAAGTGCAGTGCAAATCGCAGCAAAGAAATCACACATGAATGCAcaaacacctaacacacacacacatgcaccttcACCCTCACGTTCACACTAACGTGCTCACGCTTTCTCGTGCACAAGGACGGCTGCTGCTCGTCAGCTTTTTaacagttttacacacacagataatagaAAAACATCAAAATACAGACATCTTGTAAAATTATTTTCACCTATTAAAAACTAGTCATATGATAATTGTACTTACTCAAAATTAATCTAAAATTATTCTGGACAAATCAAAAAAGAATAGaagaaaatataagaaaaatatatttttttttataaaaaaatatagaaatattatatttatatttaataaaaccgGGGGGGGGGGTGATCTTGACCGTGATATTTTAACCAGTTTTGATCAATCCGCCTCAAGGTTTTGCGCATTTTgtaatgcttttctgttcatcgCGGATGTTAAGAGCGGTTATTTCAGCTTTAACCTGTAAGCCCTCTCTCTTATTTCTTCAGCCTGCAGAACCAAATCTCAGGAGATTCCTCAAACACTCAATCCAGCCTGTCTGACACTAAAAAACATGCCACCATTGAGTCAGCGTCACTGAGATCACCATTTTCCCCCCATTCTGTTGATTCTGACGTCAGTTGAATtcgattcattttctatttacAGAACTGACACTCACTGGAAGGCTTTTTTAATTGCACCATTCTCTAGAGATGTGAAAATACCAGGAGATCAGCATGTCTAGGAAAGCTGCTAGTGtatatctgtatgattttatgcactgtacTGCTGATACATGGTTGACTGATTAGATAATTACGTTTAATGAGAAGTTGTACAGgtgtaggtgttcctaataaagtgctcagttgAACATCTTGCTCACagttagtaaaataaatatgatgGATGTAAATTCTCCGTATCAGGGATTGTAAACAGTACCTGCTGTGGTGGTGGCTGCTGGGCATTTCTCCTGAGCTGGGCCAGTTGTGAGAGCAGCAGTTGTTGGTCCAGCATGTCCATGCGCTGCTGTCGCTGGATGTCCAACGTGGCTCCCATCCCCACTGGAGCTTCGGCACGTGGCTCTGTGCCCGAGAACACAGGCTCCAGGAGCCGAGAGCTGCAGCGTGCCAACAACTGCGGTACACACAGGAACTGCTGGAGAGCCATCACGTTAGTGTAGTACAGCATGCCTGAGACCTGAacacataaacatcaccaaCATGTTACTATAGCACAGACAGTATGACTAAGACacaaatatacaccgatcaggcataacattatgaccaccggcaggtgaagtgaataagactgattatctcctcatcatggcacctgttagtgggtgggatatattaggttatataaagttgatgtgttagaagcaggaaaaatggacaagcgtaaggatttgagcgagtccaACGAAGGGCTGAATTGTGATgcctagaccactggatcagagcatctccaaaactgcagctcttgtggggtgttcccggtctgcagtggtcagtatctatcaaaagtggtccaaggaaggaacagtggtgaaccggagacagggtcatgggtggtcaaggatcattgatgcacgtggggagcgaaggctgacccgtatgatccgatccaacagacgagctactgttgctcagattgctgaagaagttaatgctggttctgatagaaaggtgtcggaatacacagtgcatgacgggtcagggctgttttggaagcaaaagagggaccaacacaatattaggcaggtgtatgcctgatgggtgtatagTAATGTGATTTATCAGGACAATTCTAGAGATGAATAAGAGCATGGAGGCAGTTAAAACTGTGgtatttaaacataaaatgatATTAGCTTGATTTCTTTCACTATTAACATCTTAGCCTAACCATGTATGACCTTGTTCATTACTTGTATTAAGAATATCTGTATGACaaattctaaacacacacaaaaaaaattgtacaaaaacttttttcCTTAAATCAACCATCTAAAAACGAAACCAATGATGTTGCTCTATGACTTCTGCTAGTGGTAAGACGTGTGAAATGATTTGATGCTAACCCCAAACTATCATTCTGATCACAAACACTACAAATGCAATTCTGGGTGAAAAGCTGTAAAGATGTATAGATTACAGATGTGGTTTCAGTGAGAGTTTTTTCTGGCAGTTTGAAATTTCAAAGCATTAAATTAGGATTTTTACTTACCAATCCGCTAAGAGCTACAACCCACATGTACGTGCTGGAGGTCAGCAActgatagagacagagacatgaAATTAACGGAGGTGATTATTTAACACAATTTCCAAGACATATAGGAGTCTTTTAGGCCTCCTTAATAGAGATAATGAAACTACATGATATTTATTGATAGAAGGCATCATGGAACAATATATGTAGCTGTGGGTGTCTGTGCTGgggtgtcagagtgtgtgatcattATCATGATCGGGTTTAATGCTCTTCGGAAAGTCACACAGCTAACCTGCAGGCCCACAATGTACACCAGAGACTTGTTGCTGATCGAGATGTAGCGCACCAACTGAGTGACCTGAACACGAGGGATGGAACAGAAGAAAGGCACGAAGAGGGCAAAGACTGGACCAagcctgagacagagagagagagagagagagagagagtgtgtgagagagagagagtgagagagagagagagtgtgagaggtggggaaagaggaggagggaggtgtgagaaagagagagagagagagaatgtgagagagagagtgtgagagagagagagagagagagagagaccacatcagtcaaaataaaatgcatattaTTTATAACACATCACAGTTTTTCTAGATAATAATGTTCAGTAGATTTCacaacacagtcattaacataATGCTAGCTAACTCGCTAGTGATTTTAGCTAGTTGTTTACACAGAATAATATCTAATTTATTGCTAGCCAGATACTTTACTTATTTACACCATATCATCATTAGCATCAAGTTAGCTACTTTGCGGTcagctttatttacacaatataagCCCTGGCAATTTCTAGCTTCATTATATTATTTAGCCTTAAAGTTTGATATCTTGCTAGTGGCTTTAGGTATAAGTTTGCCTTATGTTAGTTAGCAATTTATGTTATTTGCTTACACAGTGTAAGTCTAGAGTTATCTCATTTACTAGCATCTTTAGCTACTTGTTTACACAGCAAAATAGTTAACCACGAATGCttacacaaaataataattaacctGCTGggctttatttcttatatttaggCTAAACACTTGGGTTGCTTGCTAGTGACATGAGCTACTTTACACAGttagcctaatgttagctagcttacTTGTTATAGCTGACTACAGCCACAAGCAGGAAAATGAGCTATTATAGCAGTTACCCTGTTAGCTAGATTTCCAGAAACTTTAGCTACTACTAGCCTCATGTCAGCTAgcttactttattttaatagcatAATATAATCTTTTAAAGTAAAACAGAGGCTGAAGAGAGGATATATTTGATTAGCTAACAGTTTTTCTGACCAAATTAGTGCAGTACAGTGTTTAATAGATACgctcttcttctttcggcttttcccttcaggggtcaccacagcgaatcatctatCTCCatcactagcttcatatcctcatttattccatccatatacctcctctttggccttcctctttgcctcctgcctggcagctccatgtccaacattctcctaccgattctcctctggacatgtccaaaccatcttaatctgttctccctaactttgtccaccaaacgtccaacatgagccgtccctctgatgtactcgttcctaatcctgtccaaccgcccaaagagaacctcaacatcttcagctctcttcctcagtgacactgcctctaaaccatacagcatggctggtcccaccactgtcttgtacaccttctcGCCGATGTTTTTCCATCACAcggaactcccgacacctttctccacccattccaatctgcctgcactcgcttctttcccacactctccattactctggactgttgaaaAAAATGCGAATCGTCATTTAAATATCAGAGGCTTTTAACATTTTACTAGTGGTTTACTAGCAAGCAGAAATAGTGTAGCACATGCTGTGTATCATGAAAAATTAACTTTCCAtgacactatatatatatatttttttatgctCACCCCACTGCCCTGTGCCACCATTTTTTTGCAGTTTGACATTATATATGTTTCAGTTTGTTTTCATCATTTTCACTTTGAGATGCATAGCCACACCtatgctgtatgtgtgaataaaCAGGGTTCAATCACTCAGGTTTTTGTTCACCTCAGCTTCCCTTCCTTATAAATACACAAGTACGCTTATTGTACAAAGTGAGAAAAccacactccccccccccccctacCCGTTGCTATAAGCTCTGTAACTTCATGTGCAGGTGAACTACaagaacacaccacacacacacaggaaaacatTCACACTGGTTTTTG harbors:
- the ubac2 gene encoding ubiquitin-associated domain-containing protein 2 isoform X3 is translated as MLYGLEAVSLRKRAEDVEVLFGRLDRIRNEYIRGTAHVGRLVDKVRENRLRWFGHVQRRIGRRMLDMELPGRRQRGRPKRRLGPVFALFVPFFCSIPRVQVTQLVRYISISNKSLVYIVGLQLLTSSTYMWVVALSGLVSGMLYYTNVMALQQFLCVPQLLARCSSRLLEPVFSGTEPRAEAPVGMGATLDIQRQQRMDMLDQQLLLSQLAQLRRNAQQPPPQQQGGLLDRFFPGLRQRGQNVNHMQPQSVDTPVAEEQVARLMEMGFSRVDAQEALRASNNDINMATNFLLQH